A window from Niallia circulans encodes these proteins:
- a CDS encoding AIPR family protein, whose product MVKKMDNSQLIASQLIRKSFEESLTNSNNNQDIINNETKFNRMLHDFFEMFSASLILKTFDLSDEELEKGIVGSGNDGGCDGLFLFVNEELIMDDTPLENIKKNPTLDIYIIQSKYETSFGENVFNKWKSVVENLFSLESFQENDFSKRYNNDVIEFFDRFHNTFLNLITKSPKVNFKFFYVSIGNEVHINVHQQADEMIGKLKTLYPSPNTTVSVDYIDAKRILTLYDAPSKTDFVLQISETPIIVEEEKEYIVLANLSQYFDFITNENKKLIKHIFEANVRDYQGNTTVNKEIAETLSQKSSGEDFWWLNNGVTMLASRIDQKSTKVFEIKNPEIVNGLQTSTEIYNYFVSKENDNKKIEERKVLIRIIVPNNEASRDKIILATNSQTTIPKAILRGTDSIHREIESYLKTKDLFYDRRKNFYKNEGKPKDKIVSIPFLAQCLISIVLKKPNYARARPSTLLSDEDTYDHLYLKNKILDSYYNAALIGKKVKNAISSLGIYSVSEQSDISFYVMYVCSAKIAGSVEISSEQLSKIQIEKFTEDNIKRCAEYVYEKYQTLGGNNTVAKGTNLIDAILQDNFIEIPF is encoded by the coding sequence TTGGTAAAGAAAATGGATAACTCACAGTTGATTGCAAGTCAATTAATTAGAAAAAGTTTTGAAGAAAGTTTGACAAATAGTAATAATAATCAAGATATAATCAATAATGAAACTAAATTTAATCGCATGTTACATGATTTTTTTGAAATGTTTTCAGCAAGTTTAATTCTAAAAACATTTGATTTAAGTGATGAAGAATTAGAAAAGGGCATAGTTGGTAGTGGAAATGATGGTGGGTGTGACGGTCTTTTTTTATTTGTGAACGAAGAATTAATTATGGATGATACTCCTTTAGAAAATATAAAAAAGAACCCAACACTTGATATTTATATAATCCAATCAAAATATGAAACATCATTTGGAGAAAATGTATTTAATAAGTGGAAAAGTGTCGTTGAAAATCTATTTTCTTTAGAATCCTTTCAAGAAAATGATTTTTCTAAGAGATATAACAATGATGTTATAGAGTTTTTTGATAGATTTCATAATACTTTCTTAAATTTGATTACTAAATCCCCAAAAGTAAACTTTAAATTTTTCTATGTAAGTATAGGAAATGAAGTTCATATCAATGTCCATCAGCAAGCTGATGAAATGATTGGCAAATTGAAGACTCTTTATCCAAGCCCAAATACTACAGTTAGTGTTGACTACATTGATGCAAAGAGAATTCTAACTTTATATGATGCACCTTCAAAAACTGATTTTGTATTACAAATTTCTGAGACACCAATAATTGTTGAGGAAGAAAAAGAATATATAGTTTTAGCTAACTTATCCCAATACTTTGATTTTATTACTAATGAAAATAAAAAATTAATAAAACATATATTTGAAGCTAATGTACGAGACTATCAAGGGAATACGACAGTTAATAAGGAAATTGCTGAAACCCTAAGTCAGAAGAGCTCGGGAGAAGACTTCTGGTGGCTAAATAATGGAGTTACAATGTTAGCAAGTCGGATTGATCAAAAATCAACTAAAGTTTTTGAAATAAAAAATCCTGAAATTGTTAATGGATTACAGACTTCTACTGAAATATATAACTACTTTGTTTCTAAAGAAAATGACAATAAGAAGATTGAGGAAAGAAAAGTTTTAATAAGAATAATAGTTCCTAACAATGAAGCATCAAGAGATAAAATTATTCTTGCAACCAATAGTCAAACAACAATTCCAAAGGCTATATTAAGAGGAACTGATAGTATACATAGAGAAATTGAAAGTTATTTAAAAACTAAAGATTTATTCTATGATAGACGAAAAAATTTCTATAAGAATGAAGGTAAACCTAAGGATAAAATAGTTAGTATACCATTTTTGGCACAGTGTCTTATTTCAATTGTTCTTAAAAAACCTAATTATGCTAGGGCACGTCCATCTACACTTTTAAGCGATGAAGATACTTATGATCACTTATATTTAAAGAATAAAATTTTAGATAGTTATTATAATGCAGCTCTTATTGGAAAAAAAGTTAAAAATGCTATTAGCAGTTTAGGAATATATTCAGTAAGCGAGCAATCTGATATATCATTTTATGTTATGTATGTATGTTCAGCTAAGATAGCTGGTTCCGTAGAAATTTCCTCCGAACAATTAAGCAAAATTCAGATAGAAAAGTTTACTGAAGATAACATAAAAAGATGTGCTGAATACGTTTACGAAAAATATCAAACATTAGGCGGAAATAACACGGTAGCCAAAGGAACAAATTTAATTGATGCAATCTTACAAGATAACTTTATAGAAATACCTTTCTAA
- a CDS encoding methyltransferase domain-containing protein: MSKDGVDLERIVFIGRTFEEYMAMFSLSTEEMEGKKTLDCPAGACSFTAISQQKGLDVTACDIAYYHPGEALANKGEKDLIHAMESVEKAKAQYVFDYFKDVTDLAQYRTRALNDCAADMKQNPERYIPVTLPSLPFESEQFDLILSAHFLFTYGDRLDKAFHQNVIEELLRVVKEEIRIFPLVDLTGNRYEHLDEIVKMLKNQGYEVEEVRVPYEFQRNANTMMKIRKKDKE, from the coding sequence ATGAGTAAAGATGGGGTAGATTTGGAGCGTATCGTTTTTATCGGAAGAACATTCGAGGAATATATGGCGATGTTTTCGCTTTCGACAGAAGAAATGGAAGGAAAAAAGACTTTGGACTGTCCGGCAGGGGCGTGTTCTTTTACCGCTATCAGCCAGCAAAAGGGACTGGACGTGACCGCCTGTGACATCGCATATTATCATCCGGGAGAAGCTCTTGCCAATAAAGGAGAAAAAGATCTTATACACGCGATGGAAAGCGTAGAAAAAGCGAAAGCACAGTACGTGTTTGACTATTTTAAAGATGTGACAGATTTAGCGCAGTATCGGACCCGCGCGCTTAATGATTGTGCAGCTGATATGAAACAAAATCCTGAGCGCTACATTCCTGTTACATTGCCTTCACTACCGTTTGAAAGTGAACAATTTGACTTGATTCTCTCTGCTCACTTTTTGTTTACATACGGTGATCGCCTTGATAAAGCATTCCACCAGAATGTGATTGAAGAATTGCTTCGAGTAGTAAAAGAAGAAATTCGTATCTTTCCACTTGTTGACCTTACTGGGAACAGATACGAGCATTTAGATGAGATTGTGAAAATGCTCAAAAATCAAGGGTATGAAGTTGAAGAAGTTAGAGTGCCATATGAGTTCCAAAGAAATGCAAATACAATGATGAAAATTCGAAAGAAAGATAAAGAGTAA
- a CDS encoding VOC family protein, whose protein sequence is MNTISSPIYCKVNNVFIHVSNLEKSSEWYSDLLGLPFNKGNVESPVYNIPITSETGLTLDDHTFDPEFKLNPSDHVLFNFFVLDIDEAYEFVKNKGIKIVREIERIGDFAYFNFKDLDGNILMICNC, encoded by the coding sequence ATGAATACAATTTCTTCTCCTATCTATTGTAAAGTAAATAATGTTTTTATCCATGTTAGTAACCTAGAAAAATCATCTGAATGGTACAGTGACTTACTTGGACTTCCATTCAATAAGGGCAATGTTGAATCACCTGTTTACAACATTCCCATTACTTCTGAGACTGGACTTACATTGGACGATCACACATTTGACCCAGAGTTTAAACTAAATCCATCTGACCACGTTTTATTTAATTTCTTTGTTCTAGATATTGATGAAGCGTATGAATTTGTTAAAAACAAAGGGATTAAAATTGTTAGAGAAATAGAACGTATTGGTGATTTCGCTTATTTTAACTTTAAAGACCTAGATGGAAATATACTAATGATTTGTAATTGCTAA
- a CDS encoding YueH family protein — protein MKYLQKKLDDLHRNAHVYIIKTNDNKFVISIPQIHWSTELNALDEFEQKVNHLILSLNFHMYDGDSKALARRISEWTNIKEL, from the coding sequence TTGAAATACTTACAAAAAAAATTAGACGATTTACATAGAAATGCTCATGTTTATATCATAAAAACGAATGACAATAAATTTGTAATATCTATACCACAAATACATTGGTCGACGGAATTAAATGCCCTAGACGAATTTGAACAAAAGGTTAATCACCTAATTCTCTCTTTAAATTTTCATATGTATGATGGAGACTCCAAAGCTCTAGCACGAAGAATCAGTGAATGGACTAACATAAAAGAGCTATAA
- a CDS encoding autorepressor SdpR family transcription factor has protein sequence MIDAYKALSDTTRRKILELLKERDMTVNEITGYFNISQPSISHHLSILKNSGLIESSKEGKYVKYSLNLTVLHEMMGWFMKLMNKVEEEKYK, from the coding sequence TTGATTGATGCTTATAAAGCACTTTCAGATACTACTAGAAGAAAAATTTTAGAACTTCTGAAGGAACGGGATATGACTGTAAATGAAATTACGGGGTATTTTAACATATCGCAGCCAAGTATATCTCATCATCTCTCTATTTTAAAAAACAGTGGGTTAATTGAATCCAGTAAAGAAGGAAAGTATGTCAAATATTCATTGAATTTGACCGTACTTCATGAAATGATGGGATGGTTTATGAAGTTGATGAATAAAGTGGAGGAAGAAAAATATAAGTAA
- a CDS encoding helix-turn-helix transcriptional regulator, whose protein sequence is MISISNEKELRSYIQDQLLFTSEAAELLECSRQAISLAVKNGTLEPVKDTGKERLFLRSDINAYKERRSRK, encoded by the coding sequence ATGATATCTATTTCAAATGAAAAAGAATTGAGATCCTATATCCAGGATCAATTGTTATTCACTTCTGAAGCCGCCGAGCTGCTGGAATGCAGCCGGCAAGCTATCTCTTTAGCAGTAAAAAATGGAACGTTAGAGCCTGTTAAGGATACAGGTAAAGAAAGACTATTTTTACGTTCAGATATTAACGCATATAAAGAAAGAAGGAGCCGCAAATAA
- a CDS encoding GNAT family N-acetyltransferase — protein MYSEEEMIIIDRFNIPKLKGIKSENLILKTNDEELPGTNERNFFCKNNNFKFSLVKEKDGLIEPIFIMDFFKSSKRLQALRKEEPSIKLELLWVKESYRKKGIATYYMKELIKYAKEEGINQIRVIPNPDATNFKEDNKENALNKEHLACFYKKFEDEYLKITFI, from the coding sequence ATGTATTCAGAAGAAGAAATGATAATAATAGATAGATTTAACATACCAAAGCTTAAGGGTATTAAATCGGAAAATTTAATATTAAAAACAAATGATGAAGAGCTTCCTGGAACTAACGAAAGAAACTTTTTTTGCAAAAACAATAACTTTAAATTTTCTCTAGTTAAAGAAAAGGACGGATTAATTGAACCTATATTTATTATGGATTTTTTCAAAAGTAGTAAAAGATTACAAGCATTACGAAAAGAAGAACCGAGTATAAAGTTAGAACTACTATGGGTTAAAGAAAGTTATCGCAAGAAGGGCATTGCTACTTACTATATGAAAGAACTTATAAAATACGCAAAAGAAGAAGGTATTAACCAGATAAGAGTTATTCCAAATCCTGATGCGACTAATTTTAAAGAAGATAATAAAGAAAATGCATTAAACAAAGAACATTTAGCCTGTTTTTACAAAAAATTTGAAGATGAATATTTGAAAATAACCTTTATATGA
- a CDS encoding RNA ligase family protein, with protein MFISPMLLERITVPELQQDKYKDNSKFYTELKLDGIRLLLSNFNGKIRLYTRHHTECTNRFPELTNLPIPEGTILDGEIIVSKDGKPCFESVMERFMSSKSTHPIQYGVFDILYRNNENIMGLPLSQRKEILKRILPEGNITIFPIPYIEGRASDYFNQIVLNDLEGIVIKKSSSIYSKNKRSDSWLKVINYKYETVYITKIRKDEFGAVLTFKDGRYAGVMEFIPAKERALLYKNIDRNNNSENDKFLTLKQPISCTVKYRNLTSQGLLRIPSFFSWNKHIAS; from the coding sequence ATGTTTATTAGCCCGATGCTTTTAGAAAGAATAACTGTTCCTGAATTACAGCAAGACAAATATAAAGATAACAGCAAGTTTTATACAGAATTAAAATTAGATGGAATAAGACTATTACTCTCTAATTTCAACGGTAAAATCCGCCTTTACACTAGGCATCATACAGAATGTACTAATAGATTCCCCGAACTTACAAACTTACCTATCCCCGAAGGTACAATCTTGGACGGAGAAATAATTGTTTCAAAAGATGGAAAGCCTTGCTTTGAATCCGTAATGGAAAGGTTTATGTCCTCTAAAAGTACCCATCCTATACAGTATGGAGTTTTTGACATACTCTATAGAAATAATGAAAATATTATGGGCCTTCCCCTATCTCAAAGGAAAGAAATATTAAAAAGGATACTGCCTGAAGGAAATATTACTATTTTTCCCATTCCTTATATAGAAGGCCGCGCATCGGATTATTTTAACCAGATAGTACTTAATGATTTGGAAGGCATCGTTATAAAAAAATCCAGCAGCATATACAGTAAAAATAAAAGATCTGATTCTTGGCTAAAAGTCATTAATTATAAATATGAAACTGTTTATATTACCAAGATTAGAAAAGATGAATTCGGGGCTGTATTAACCTTTAAAGACGGTAGATACGCCGGAGTTATGGAATTTATTCCTGCTAAAGAAAGAGCTCTTTTATATAAGAATATTGATAGAAATAATAATAGTGAAAATGATAAATTCTTAACATTAAAACAGCCTATATCATGTACTGTGAAATATAGGAATCTTACTTCACAAGGATTGTTAAGAATTCCGTCTTTCTTTAGTTGGAATAAACACATTGCATCATAG
- a CDS encoding DUF3231 family protein produces the protein MKEHHIRLTSSEIGGLWANYISDSLFICVYRYFLAKVEDKETQAILKHALDLSYQHVKVITNIFKEEGHAIPQGFTDEDVNVDSPRLFSDEFFLIYTKQMTKGALATYGVVLPHTFRKDIREHFMSCIASTMELFNETTDLLLTRGLEIRSPYIPYLEEVDMVETQGFLAGWLGKQRPLMAAEITHLYSNIQTNHLASALLTGFGQVVHCADLKGYMKRGKNITKKHIEIFTSYLQDNALPSPHNWDDLVLPIKETPFSDKLMMYHTSLISAAGVGNYGTALSASLRRDIAADYTRFFGEIGLFAEDGLNLLINNGWFERPPHAIDSH, from the coding sequence ATGAAAGAACACCATATTCGTTTAACTTCCTCTGAAATTGGAGGGTTATGGGCCAATTATATAAGTGATTCTCTCTTTATTTGTGTGTATAGATACTTTTTGGCAAAAGTTGAAGATAAAGAAACTCAAGCTATATTAAAACATGCATTAGACTTGTCATATCAACATGTCAAAGTTATTACAAACATTTTTAAAGAAGAAGGCCATGCTATCCCACAAGGATTTACGGATGAAGATGTTAATGTTGATTCACCAAGATTATTCTCTGATGAATTTTTTCTTATTTATACAAAGCAAATGACAAAGGGCGCTTTAGCAACCTATGGGGTGGTGCTACCACATACTTTTCGGAAGGATATAAGAGAACACTTTATGTCATGTATCGCATCTACTATGGAATTATTTAATGAGACAACTGATTTACTTTTAACTAGGGGATTAGAGATTCGGTCTCCCTATATTCCCTATCTAGAAGAAGTAGATATGGTAGAAACACAAGGGTTCTTAGCAGGTTGGTTGGGAAAACAAAGGCCATTAATGGCTGCGGAAATAACCCACTTGTATTCAAATATACAAACTAATCATTTGGCATCAGCATTATTGACAGGTTTCGGTCAAGTAGTTCATTGTGCTGATCTAAAAGGATATATGAAAAGAGGTAAAAATATTACTAAGAAACATATTGAAATCTTTACTAGTTACTTACAAGATAATGCCTTACCATCACCACACAATTGGGATGATTTGGTTCTACCAATTAAAGAAACTCCATTTTCGGATAAGTTAATGATGTATCATACCTCATTGATTTCAGCTGCTGGTGTAGGAAATTATGGAACTGCCTTGTCAGCTTCATTAAGACGTGATATTGCTGCTGATTATACTCGCTTTTTTGGTGAAATTGGTCTTTTTGCAGAAGATGGTTTGAATTTATTAATTAATAATGGCTGGTTTGAAAGACCACCACACGCTATTGATAGTCATTAG
- a CDS encoding DUF6434 domain-containing protein — MRPNLTKDISVESFKDFYWLKVELQSFCRENGMSTSGSKIEITNRIETFLRTGEIKKPLRKSNMNKKPQPQGKLSLDTVITENHSCSQNVREFFKTVVPKFHFSTYIQNFLKNNVGKTYRDVVKAWNVEEERKKNPSFKKTIAPQFEYNQFIRDFYSDPKNQGVSREKAIKAWNEIKKQPGSNKYLFTK; from the coding sequence ATGCGACCTAATTTAACGAAAGATATAAGTGTAGAAAGTTTTAAAGATTTTTATTGGTTAAAGGTAGAGTTACAGTCTTTTTGTAGAGAAAATGGCATGAGTACTTCTGGTTCAAAAATAGAGATTACCAATAGGATTGAAACATTCCTTCGAACAGGGGAAATTAAAAAACCTTTGAGAAAATCGAATATGAATAAGAAGCCTCAGCCCCAAGGAAAATTAAGTTTGGATACAGTTATCACTGAAAACCATAGTTGCAGTCAAAATGTAAGAGAATTTTTTAAGACGGTTGTCCCAAAATTCCACTTTTCCACCTATATACAAAACTTTCTTAAAAACAATGTTGGAAAAACATATCGTGATGTAGTTAAAGCCTGGAATGTGGAAGAAGAACGAAAGAAAAATCCTTCGTTTAAGAAAACCATAGCCCCTCAATTTGAATATAATCAATTCATTCGTGATTTTTATTCAGATCCTAAGAATCAAGGAGTAAGTCGTGAGAAAGCTATTAAAGCTTGGAATGAAATCAAGAAACAGCCTGGTAGCAATAAATATTTATTTACTAAATAG
- a CDS encoding STAS domain-containing protein — protein sequence MELIQQDMFTNEFLREVINRVSTGIVITDPNQVDNPIIYVNQGFEKLTGYHSNDIVGKNCRFLQGDDTEQLEVDNLRNAIAKKESIVVILRNFKKNGEMFWNELALHPIYVGESKSLYFVGLQKDITTQKRHEEEIKQYIKEVNDLSTPIISVQENASILPIIGDLTELRFHRLVNQIASYVSKEKEEYFIIDLQGLENYDEVVNNGLNTINQILILMGAKLVISGIKPKMARDIKQFSYENNLTTFNTCEKALEFISLNKI from the coding sequence TTGGAGCTCATTCAACAAGATATGTTTACAAATGAATTCCTAAGGGAAGTTATTAATCGGGTATCTACAGGAATAGTCATTACTGATCCCAATCAGGTAGATAATCCAATTATATACGTAAATCAAGGGTTTGAAAAATTAACTGGTTATCACTCAAATGACATTGTAGGTAAAAACTGCAGGTTTTTACAGGGAGACGATACTGAACAGCTTGAAGTTGATAATTTACGAAACGCTATTGCCAAAAAAGAATCTATAGTAGTTATTTTAAGGAATTTTAAAAAGAATGGAGAAATGTTTTGGAATGAGTTGGCATTACACCCCATTTATGTTGGGGAAAGTAAGAGTTTATACTTTGTAGGATTGCAAAAGGATATAACTACTCAAAAAAGACATGAAGAAGAAATAAAGCAATATATAAAAGAAGTAAATGATCTTTCTACACCAATTATTTCGGTTCAAGAAAATGCATCTATACTACCAATTATTGGCGATTTAACAGAATTAAGATTTCATCGTTTGGTAAACCAAATTGCTAGTTATGTTTCTAAGGAGAAAGAAGAATATTTTATTATTGACTTACAGGGCCTAGAAAATTACGATGAAGTGGTTAACAATGGTTTAAATACAATCAACCAAATACTAATATTAATGGGAGCTAAATTAGTAATAAGTGGTATTAAGCCAAAAATGGCTAGGGATATAAAGCAATTTAGTTATGAAAATAATTTAACAACGTTTAATACTTGTGAAAAAGCATTAGAGTTTATTTCGCTAAATAAAATATAA
- a CDS encoding sensor domain-containing diguanylate cyclase: MKKGLNEYQFYENFDELAIDILTLAKNIIPKGYFFLSAFTNKEQHILKVAKNKENIHINEGSRIPLHSAVCTRINFSKGNALVYTDISKEDSLVKLKRIYQATNVNAYLGVPVILRNGEVFGTLCAVQERATTFHADSIKLIEKLAKMFSYYLELESMACRDHLTGCYNRYSLERFFQQHTREEGIILFLDLDGFKQINDKLGHETGDFVLKEVSLRIEEVIRKSTLSGAVFRLGGDEFVVNLIGLIDKGMIDDIATTLILSLSTWDFHTNDFCLSTSIGIVSYTKEEQSLTALLKKADNALYRAKSSGKNTYQYF; the protein is encoded by the coding sequence ATGAAAAAAGGTTTAAATGAATATCAATTTTACGAAAATTTCGATGAGCTTGCTATAGACATTCTGACCTTAGCAAAAAATATAATACCGAAGGGTTATTTCTTTTTAAGTGCTTTTACGAATAAGGAGCAGCACATTTTAAAAGTTGCTAAAAATAAGGAAAACATCCATATTAATGAGGGATCACGTATTCCACTCCATTCCGCAGTTTGTACTAGGATTAACTTTTCCAAAGGGAATGCTTTGGTTTATACAGATATTAGCAAGGAAGATAGCTTAGTGAAATTAAAAAGAATTTACCAAGCAACCAATGTAAATGCTTATTTAGGAGTGCCAGTAATTCTAAGAAATGGAGAAGTTTTTGGTACGCTATGTGCAGTTCAAGAGAGAGCTACAACGTTTCATGCTGATAGTATCAAGTTAATAGAAAAATTAGCAAAAATGTTTTCGTACTATTTAGAGTTAGAAAGTATGGCTTGTAGAGATCATTTAACTGGTTGTTATAACAGATACTCCTTAGAAAGGTTCTTTCAACAACATACAAGAGAAGAAGGCATAATTCTCTTTTTAGATTTAGATGGTTTCAAGCAAATTAACGATAAATTAGGACATGAGACAGGAGATTTTGTCTTAAAGGAAGTTTCACTAAGGATAGAAGAAGTAATTCGTAAGAGTACTTTAAGTGGTGCTGTTTTTCGTTTAGGTGGAGATGAATTTGTTGTTAATCTCATTGGTCTTATTGATAAAGGAATGATAGATGATATAGCAACTACCCTTATCCTTAGTTTATCCACTTGGGATTTTCATACGAATGATTTTTGCTTATCCACGAGTATTGGTATAGTTTCTTATACAAAAGAGGAACAGTCATTGACTGCGTTACTAAAAAAAGCTGATAACGCTTTGTATCGAGCAAAATCAAGTGGTAAAAATACCTATCAATATTTTTAA
- a CDS encoding replication initiation protein has translation MENNREIVFKDTNLVSKANSIIEATYKLGVMEQKIISVIASNIHPNDKDFQTYTFSIKQFGNLIGSKSKNLYKEVDKVTTKLMQPFLFINPEGKPTRIAWLSKATYNVNEGSVTVRFDPDLKPFFLFLNQKFTKYKLGNIIHLRSNYSIRLYELLKSYEGLTERTFTVEELRAKLGADNKYPNWINFRQRVIDHAQAEIAQKTDISFTYDTIRKGRSIHKIKFKIKTNNSSENILEIEEKMVEVVESEEVIDIQKLGLKLGLNLNKKLINEWLNYGKENIVELMESIKYDASIKNPIGYISSVLPKMSSSNDINKEFIEDKSILLEKAIREFILSKLPKRKVTRIEKIPHYMHRKDVVKILENYFGEKEANIIWDEKGLEITERLYNELNRKISSGTYTTK, from the coding sequence ATGGAAAATAATAGAGAAATTGTTTTTAAAGATACCAACCTAGTATCTAAAGCGAACTCAATAATAGAAGCAACATATAAATTAGGAGTAATGGAACAAAAAATTATTTCTGTAATTGCTTCTAATATTCACCCTAACGATAAAGACTTTCAAACATATACATTCTCAATCAAACAATTTGGAAACTTAATAGGATCTAAGTCAAAAAACCTTTATAAAGAGGTAGACAAAGTAACAACTAAATTAATGCAGCCTTTTTTATTTATAAATCCTGAAGGTAAACCAACTCGTATAGCTTGGCTATCTAAAGCTACATATAATGTAAATGAGGGTTCTGTTACTGTTCGATTTGATCCCGATTTAAAACCTTTTTTTCTATTCCTTAACCAAAAATTCACAAAGTACAAACTAGGTAATATCATTCACCTCCGGAGTAACTATTCTATTCGCCTATATGAGCTTTTGAAAAGTTATGAGGGGTTAACTGAGAGGACGTTTACTGTAGAAGAACTTAGAGCTAAGTTAGGGGCAGATAACAAATATCCTAATTGGATTAATTTTAGACAGAGAGTAATAGATCATGCGCAAGCAGAAATTGCTCAAAAAACTGATATTTCCTTTACATATGATACAATCCGAAAAGGACGTTCGATACATAAAATTAAGTTTAAAATAAAAACGAATAATTCTTCAGAAAACATATTAGAAATAGAAGAAAAAATGGTTGAAGTAGTTGAATCGGAAGAAGTTATAGATATTCAAAAATTAGGCTTGAAATTAGGATTAAATTTAAATAAAAAACTTATTAATGAATGGCTGAATTATGGGAAAGAAAATATTGTAGAGCTTATGGAGTCTATTAAATATGATGCCAGTATAAAGAATCCTATAGGTTATATCTCGTCTGTACTACCGAAAATGAGTTCAAGTAATGATATTAATAAAGAATTCATAGAAGATAAATCTATTCTTCTTGAAAAAGCCATTCGTGAATTTATTTTAAGTAAGTTACCGAAAAGGAAGGTAACAAGAATTGAAAAGATACCACATTATATGCATCGAAAAGATGTAGTGAAGATTCTGGAGAATTATTTTGGTGAAAAAGAGGCTAACATAATTTGGGATGAGAAAGGTTTAGAAATAACTGAAAGGTTATACAATGAACTTAATAGGAAAATTAGCTCTGGAACCTATACTACTAAGTAG